A single region of the Candidatus Firestonebacteria bacterium RIFOXYD2_FULL_39_29 genome encodes:
- a CDS encoding AAA family ATPase, with translation MDKLESKQDLELVLKLSKVNAEIKLQLKKVIVGQEKVIEEVLISLFCKGHCLLVGVPGLAKTLLIESISKILDLKFNRIQFTPDLMPSDITGTEVIQQDKAGERSFRFIKGPVFANIVLADEINRTPPKTQSALLQAMQENKVSAGGQTHSLPLPFFVLATQNPIEQEGTYPLPEAQLDRFFFNIAVKYPTRDEEKDIVRQTTGAVDYELQPVLNAEEIIVMQELVRRVPVSDYVIDYAIDLVAKSRPQEVTSPDYVKEMLVWGASPRASQALIIGAKAKAVISGRFAASVSDVAAVAPEVLRHRLVLSFKAQADGVTTDQIVTRLLDTVKPG, from the coding sequence ATGGATAAACTAGAATCAAAACAGGATCTTGAACTGGTTTTAAAGCTTTCGAAGGTTAATGCTGAGATTAAACTTCAGTTGAAAAAGGTGATTGTAGGTCAGGAGAAAGTAATTGAAGAAGTGCTGATCAGTTTGTTTTGCAAAGGGCATTGTCTTTTAGTCGGGGTTCCGGGGCTTGCCAAGACTCTCCTTATAGAAAGTATCTCAAAGATACTGGACCTTAAGTTTAACAGGATTCAATTTACACCTGATCTTATGCCTTCAGATATTACAGGAACGGAAGTAATACAGCAGGATAAAGCAGGAGAACGGTCATTTAGATTTATTAAGGGGCCTGTTTTTGCAAATATTGTTCTGGCGGATGAGATCAATAGAACTCCTCCAAAAACACAGTCTGCGCTGCTACAGGCTATGCAGGAAAACAAAGTAAGCGCAGGAGGACAGACGCATTCGCTTCCACTTCCTTTTTTTGTATTGGCAACGCAAAACCCAATTGAACAGGAAGGTACCTATCCTCTTCCTGAGGCTCAATTAGACAGATTCTTTTTTAATATAGCGGTGAAATATCCGACTAGAGACGAGGAGAAGGATATCGTCAGGCAGACCACGGGAGCCGTAGATTATGAACTTCAACCCGTGTTAAATGCTGAGGAAATAATTGTCATGCAGGAACTTGTCAGAAGAGTGCCGGTTTCTGATTATGTAATTGACTATGCAATTGACCTGGTAGCCAAAAGCAGACCGCAGGAGGTTACATCCCCTGATTATGTAAAAGAGATGCTGGTCTGGGGTGCAAGTCCGAGAGCTTCCCAGGCTCTTATCATTGGTGCAAAAGCCAAAGCAGTGATTTCAGGAAGATTTGCGGCTTCAGTTTCTGATGTTGCGGCTGTTGCGCCTGAAGTACTGCGTCACCGTCTGGTTCTTTCTTTTAAAGCTCAGGCAGACGGGGTGACAACCGATCAAATTGTTACCCGGTTGTTAGATACGGTAAAACCCGGGTGA